Proteins from a single region of Palaemon carinicauda isolate YSFRI2023 chromosome 32, ASM3689809v2, whole genome shotgun sequence:
- the LOC137625636 gene encoding uncharacterized protein has translation METATSTTCTSALLSGRIARFGIYEHITSDRGMTFTSQLWTSLANLLGITLHQTAAYNPTANRMVERFHRTLKAALMSRFKDFNWFTQLPWVLLGLRTTPKDVLNLSATEMMYCDPLVVPAKYFPSATSSDYLQHTRHVVGKFTLCHQSYKPPA, from the coding sequence atggaaactgcaacatctaccacatgtacatctgccttactctcaggaaggATTGCAAGGTTTGGTATctatgagcatattacttctgacaggggtatgactttcacatctcaattgtggacatcattagcgaatctcctgggcatcaccctacatcagacagctgCCTATAACCccactgccaatagaatggttgaacgttttcatcgcaccctcaaagcagctttgatgtcccgcttcaaagatttcaactggtttactcagcttccctgggtcctcctgggactaaggaccactcctaaagacgtcctgaaCCTCTCTGCAACTGAAATGATGTattgcgacccgttggtcgtccctgccaaatattttccttctgcaacctcctccgactatcTCCAGCACACACGTCAtgtagtgggaaaatttactctatgccaccagagttacaagcccccagcgtag